The Raphanus sativus cultivar WK10039 unplaced genomic scaffold, ASM80110v3 Scaffold1873, whole genome shotgun sequence genome segment CCTCTGATAGCTTGTCTGGCCCTATGGTAATGTATAGTACACAAAACTGTGGGATTCACCTTTGGGACACAAGATCAGATATAGATGCATGGACACTGAAAGCAAACCCTGAAGAAGGATATGTGTCTTCTTTGGTTACAAGCCCATGTGGGAATTGGTTTGTGTCTGGGTCTTCAAGGGGAGTACTAACTCTTTGGGATCTGAGATTTCGTGTTCCCGTACATTCATGGCAATACCCTATAATATGCCCCATAGAGAAGATGTGCCTCTGCTTTCTTCCTCCAAGCGTCTCGCTGTCTACCACGATGAGACCTTTTATTTACGTTGCTGCTGGTTTCAATGAAGTTTCACTCTGGAATGCAGATGGTGGTAGCTGTCAACAggtaattttgtttttccatttttattgcTCCTTCAGCTTTGATGTTAGTCTATGAAAGTAACTCAGTTGTGATAATATTAGACCATATCATCATTGAGTTGTATACTTATAAATGAGCTGATTCTGTAGGTATGGAGAGTAGCCAACTATGAAAATGAGACGAATGTTTCCGAGTTTCAATGGAAGCTACCAGGCAGTAAAGCAAATCCCAAGACGAATACTCGCCAGAACAATAGCTCCAAGTATAGAATTGAAGAGTTGAACGAGCCTCCTCCTCGTCTTCCTGGTATCCGCTCCTTGCTTCCTTTGCCCGGAGGCGACTTGTTAACAGGTGGTACCGACTTGAAGATTCGGCGTTGGGATTACTCCAGGTTCTTAAATCTAAAACTTCAAGCAAACGTTTTGTCACACTTGTTGtggataaataaacaaaaacctGACGCAGTTTCTTGTTTTCTGTGTTGTTTGAACCAAACATAGCCCTGAGAGAAGTTACTGTATCTGTGGTCCGAGTTTGAAGGGAGTTGCAAATGATGATTTCTACGAACTCAAAACCAACTCTGGAGTGCAGTTTGTTCAGGTCTGTtgattaactatataatatttgataaagACGCAACACACTACTAATCGTAACAGTTTAAGGTCGCCACTAAAACTATCGTTAAGCTTTTGACTTAACTTTTATTATGCAATTTGTGCTTGTGTCTTTGGCAGGAGACAATGAGGCGACCTTTGGCGACCAAACTGACGGCAAAGGCAGTACTTGCAGCGGCTGCAACAGACACAGCAGGATGTCACCGTGACTCAGTTCAGTCTCTGGCATCAGTGAAGCTGAACCAGAGACTGTTAATATCAAGCAGCCGAGATGGAGCCATTAAGGTCTGGAAGTAAGAAAAAACCATGATGGTTTCTTTGTTTGTACAGTGTTGTTATAGTGTTTCTTATACTCTTTACCGTTTTCTTTTCCTCATTGTAACATCAGATgctaaaaaaaaactttttagcTTTGTATCTTTAGCTTACGTTTTTTCTATTTGTaaagatttttcttttgattgatTTAAACAGAAGATAAATTCAACAGTTACTTTACCATACATGTTACAATCATTTTTCTATGTATTTGGAGTGGAAAGGTAATCATATAATGCTATTTGCTATTAGGTTGTAAATTGCGTTACCGATCACTAAATGAAAAGAACAAATTATCAAAAAGTCGATTTTATTGAGAAAATAGCATTGTCTTACACATTAAACAAGAAAGGtattaaaacaaaacttcaaatcGAATGCGTTCATCATCTATTTCTCAGATGAGTTGGGTCCTCTCTTCTTGCCAAATCCAACAACTGCAAAcaagaaatcaagaaaaaaCTTTAAGAATCAATTGGATTAACATGCAAGTTCCAGCGGTTCCATATATGTTATGCTATATATAATGAAAACCAAAAATGGAGGAATCTATAAAACGAAAATGAAATGCACACACAGCTAGTATGAAATGCCAATTGTCTAGAAAATAGACACGAAGTACAATCAGCAGAagtctcaaaaaaaaaaaatcattaatcttGACTCTCTACATAACTTAATTAACTGTAGATGTGAAACCAAAGCTTAATCTACAACCAAAGCTTAACTTACTTTAGTCCAATCGCCACAAGTATTCAGACACTAAGCCAACTAACTAActaaaagagaagagaggaaaatATTGATTACCGGCGGTGACGAAACGGCGGTTGTGTTGAAGACGTTTGTGGGCACGGCCAcgtggcttcttcttcttgtcctgCTTAGCCACTTTAGGCGTCTGTCCTCTCACCTTACCGGCACGAGCCAATGAACCGTGAACCTTACCTAATCATTACACAACAAAACATCAGTAacataagaagaaaaaagaattaTCAGACAGAACAGGCTCAGAGAGAACTCACCCATAGTTGTTCTGACGACTGAATCGGCGCTACCTCCGGCAAATGTGTGACGACAGCTTTTTGTTAGACTAGGGTTTTCTCTCttctatatttaagtatgatgAAGACGATCTATACGTATAAGGCCCATTACTGATCACTTAATGGGcctaacttaatatttttttttcagttggaAATTGGAGTCCCCGCCATTATTTGAGTTGGTGTATAACCGCTTTTGTAGTTCAGCCAGCGGCCCATTGACACGCCATATTAGCCCAGTAGGCTTTTATAACATTATCCACGACAGGTGACGTCAGCTTTGTGTACACTGTAATAAGCAAGCAGCTCTGATAAACTCCATCTCTTCCAAAAACCCAACCAAAACCCCAATCTACTTGCAGGCTCTGTAGAAGCTAGTaagtgaagaggaagaagggATGCTAAGGTTTCAATGCTCTATTCACCTTCTTCAGCCTTCTCCTAAGGCGAATTTCAACAGCCACTCGAGTCTTTGCTTCCACAATTTGACGCCGTATCGGGTCAACGGCACGAATTGGGTACCGAAGATCGAGAGGGTACGTGCGGATTGGTCGAGAAGTAGTGTAAAAGTGCGGGTAAATGGTGTGGGTCGAGaactggaagaagaagaagaagaagagtttgaagaagaagatgagttcACGACGAGGGAGAGAGAAAGAAGTTACGgagggaagaagaaggaggaggataTCAATTACGATAAAGATCCTGAGTTCGCTGATATTCTCGGAGATTGTTTAGATAACCCTGAGAAAGCTCAAAAGAAGGTATCAAAGTTTGCATCTTTCATCTATTTTTGAAGCTTACAGTTTCAAAGGAGGAGcctttaatcttttttttttattgttgtggTGGAATTGGGTGGTAGATGGAAGAGAGGTTGAGGAAAAAGAGGAACAAAATTCTTCATACCAAGACTGGTTCTGCTACTTCTATGCAGGTCACTTTCAACAAGTGAGTGGCTTGTACATTTGATGTACTGGATCATTACTTGCCATCATGCTAACTCTCTCTCTTGGTTTTGTTCTCTTTGTAAGGTTTGAGTATTCGAATTCATACATGTGGTTGGAGTTTCACAACGCTCCTCTGGATAAAGACATTGCCTTGATCACTGAtgttagcttcttttttttctaaaaccaaAATCTTATTAGCATTCCTATAGCTGCAATGTTTTGATGGCTTAGAAATCTTGCAGACAATCCGTTCGTGGCATATCCTTGGACGGCTTGGTGGATACAACTCCATGAATATGCAAGTATGTCACTATCTATGTCAGAAACTAAAAGCATTATTTATCTATCCACTTTCTTCTTGTTAAGCTGCTTTCTCTTTTGTCAATAATGGTGCTAGTTATCGCAAGCGCCGGTGGATAAGAGGCCAAACTATGATGCTATCCTTGGAGCTAATATCGAGCCGACCACATTCTATAACATTGGGGATCTTGAGGTTCAAGACAATGTTGCTCGCATATGGTGATAAGTGATAACTCTTACTCCACCCTAAAACAATTTTCTCAAGtctgagagttttttttttctggcatTTGCTGATTTGTTACTATGATGTGAATGATGTTTTTTCGACAGGCTAGATATTGGGACCTCGGAGCCGTTGATTCTTGATGTTCTGATAAACGCATTGACACAAATCAGCTCAGAGTGAGTTCAGTTCTATCTCTCCTCTCTCTAATAAGTTTAAAACGGTTCTGGAGTGCACATGGATCAAATGTGTGGAAGAGCTAAATGTtgaatgttttttgtttgtgtcCAGCTATGTTGGGATCAAGAAACTTGTGTTTGGTGGATCTGAGTTTGAGAACTGGAAGGAGAATTTGACGTCCGAGGAGTCTGGTTTCAGAGTCCACAAGATTTAGCATGCTCTTTGACTTTGTTACAAAGACCACTTGATATATAACTTTCTCCTCTTATCATTGCAATAAAAACCTATATATAATGTATGCTTCgtttatcattttatgacaAATTTCAATAACGTTGAATATGATCAGATGTCAATTATGTATTATCTGTGTGAAAACATAAACCATAAACGCTACAAGTCTGGCACTTGCACGCACTTGGAGCAACCAATGAAAACAATTAAGCTGCGGTTAAAACGATGGCAGtataataatagttttaatagttttaactTCATTTGTGAATAGAAGGATGACAAGGTTGGTGGTTCAAACAAAACTTTTAGCTGTTCAGGAATAATCTTTAGCCTACAAACACAGTCTGAAACTCTCAAAACGAGCTTATTTAGAAGAAAGATATTCATTCAATGGCGGAGGATTCTTCAAGCCTGTCTGTTCCTCCTCTTGGGGCCAGACTTGGCGACTCTGAGGCCTTTGCTGATCACGCTGAGCCTAGCAAGCGCTGCCTTCTTCAAATCAGGCCTGTAGTAGTTGTCCACAACCTGAAAAACATTAGACAATAAATCAGTTAATAACTAGTAGGTAGGCAAAGGAAACAAGAAAAGAAGCGGATATGAAATGGCGCACAGAAGAAAGAGTATATCTCAGAAGCCAAGCGTAACAAATGTATTTCATAGAAGAAAGACCCCACAAAGGAGTCCTCTTCTTACGTGTTAGCTTTCTCATCACTGATATAAAATGCAAAccaaataaactaaatttaaattccaAGTATGATTATGCTTTATAATTAGCTCAGAAGCCAAGCGTAACAAGTATACTTCATTGAAGAACTTCACGAAGAAGCTCTCCTTATATGTTAGCTTTCTCATCACGGATAAAAAGTTGTAACATAAAGAAAAGCAGGCATAAACAGTAACATTTACAGCTAAAAACATAGCTCAGAAGCCAAGCgtaacaaatatatttcatagaaGAGATACCCCACAAAGGAGTTCTCTTCTTACATGTTAGCTTTCTCATCACAGCTCATAAAATCACAACTATAATGAAGCCTAACGAGTAAAATGATATTCTAAGCAAAGAGATCATTAGCTCAGAAGCCAAGCgtaacaaatatatttcattgaaGAGATACCCCACAGAGGAGTTCTCTCCTTACGTGTTAGCTTTCTCATCACAGCTCACTAAAACCAAACTACAATGAAACCCTAAAGTATCAATTCATCAGAAAATATAAGAAGAACTGAGTTATACCTGGTTGGCAACAGCTTTGGCCATCCTCGGGAACTCCTTCTTGAGGACAGACTTGTTAACAGAGAGCTTTGGCTTGTTTTGCTTCTTGGTCTTGGTGGTTCCAAGTACCACACCTTGCTCCTTGTCAGCTGGCTGGATGGTCACTGTCTTTTTGTTTGCCAAACCtgaaatcacaaaaaaaaaagatccaaacTTTAATAACAAGGACATATACAAACACAAATCCATGAAGACAATTTTAATCACATGAGCATGTTGCAGTATCATCCTGACATACTCATCTAGTTCACGACAGACATAAAAGTAAAGACTTGTGTTTATAAGAAACATTTTATCTCACatccagaagaaaaaaaaacaacagttCACACATCATTACCAGAGTGCTTGTAAGAGTTGAGGTTGCAGAGGTTGTTGCTCTCCTTGCTGAACTGAACCTTAGCATTGCCTCTACCGAACTGTTTCACCAAGAAACAGTTGTTTCTCTTCACGATCTCCCACACCAGCTGTCCTGGAACTGTTGTCATTTCGATCTCCTACAccattaaataaaatacaaaattaatatctatgaagaacaaaacgaacaaatggatgtcaagagaTGTATTGAGCTCACCTAGCAAATTGAATAACTAGACAACGGCGGAATAGAGAGAATGAGACTTGTGCCGGCGTTTAAGTTTATGACGATGAGTTAACATATATACACACTCGCTGCAAAACCCTAGTTTTAATTCTGTTGAATaattaatattgataaattgtcatttacttttatttatcaaagggcgtttggtctagtggtatgattctcgctttgggtgcgagaggtcccgagttcgattCTCGGAACGCCccaacatttattttgtaagtttttaaattaaatacacttttatactttatagttaaacatatattaaatcactaatgttcatttctttatattactatctatgtttccaaacaatatacttatttctttatactactatcaatgtttccaaacaatatattttatatactactatcaatgtttccaaacaatacaataattaatcttagggggatgtattcaactgagagtttcagttgatttgtattaaaatgacaaatccactgttattcaaacatgaattttaaaaactcatttaaaatccactgttattaaacttgacatttcgtaaaatactctgaaatccagtgttattgaaaatattttaagttgtaggattttaaagttttgaggtgattttagggtgtttgggtggagtttcttagttaaaataaataaaactcaaatcccattgttttaggtgatattctagagtagtttaacaaaaatcacctaaatctctgcaacttattaaaatcatctaaaactctattaaaaataaaatcacatcaaatgctaaattgaatacatcccccttagttattttatatccatcattttctctttaaaattttgtagaaacgtcataatttcagaaattacaaaataatgaactttaaaatttggattataagattacaaattatgaaactattacaatttcaatcaaattagattacatatcggtcatccatcagttcaatcggttagtctcgggttttagtgactttttaatatgaatattttaaaaaactaaattaaattgttagatctccggttaaccggtataatcacaatcgggttgaatttaaaaacactgatttaaatacaaaaatattttaaatacccactcttaaaagttaacaaaatatttgttaagttattagtgaaatttttcatcgtaaaatattccgcgctttcaaagcgctagtcaaaatctagttttctttaAACTGAATACTAAGTTCTATATAACAAAGCTATAGTTATTACATGGTCACTTTCTATATTTGTATACAATAATACAAACTCTATATGAAACCCTTACAAGTTTCAGCACAACATCTGGAACACAAAAATACATCAAACTGGATTCTTGGTTATCAGTACCATCACCCGTCATCACAAGTATATACAGAAGAATTCAAGTTTTTCTGACTTGAACTTTTATGCCTTAGGTGCCGTTGGATACCCAAATGTCTTCACCTCCTTCAGCCCACGTTCCCCAGCTCCATCTCACTCTTGGGTTACTCGTCGTGCACGCAGAGATCAGTAAATCTCTTGCTCTAGGATCTGTGTCCTGGTGCATCATCAGTCTCATATCTGTCAAACCTTTACAgttattgagtatagacctgaTGAAAGAAACGTCGGTGTAATCTGACGTCTGAACACGTGCTGTTATCTGCTTCAGGGTAGTATATGTTCCCTTCATACCTTCGCTTTGGAAATGGGTTTTGATGTTTGACCAAGTCACATGACTCAAAGTAAGAGAAACGATGCCAGGGAATGCTTCGAGGAGTGTACCCAATCCAAATTTCAGCCTTTCAGAATCTTCTATCGACTTGACTGAATCCATTGCAAGCTTTCTGATCTTGTTGCCAAAACGAGTGTTTCTGATTAGCCTGTCCAGGTCAGGAGATATAACCTCTAACGTATCCAGTTCTCCAAGCTCTGAGAAACTAACACCTTCAGCGTCTTCAAC includes the following:
- the LOC130504897 gene encoding serine/threonine-protein kinase VPS15-like; protein product: MVMYSTQNCGIHLWDTRSDIDAWTLKANPEEGYVSSLVTSPCGNWFVSGSSRGVLTLWDLRFRVPVHSWQYPIICPIEKMCLCFLPPSVSLSTTMRPFIYVAAGFNEVSLWNADGGSCQQVWRVANYENETNVSEFQWKLPGSKANPKTNTRQNNSSKYRIEELNEPPPRLPGIRSLLPLPGGDLLTGGTDLKIRRWDYSSPERSYCICGPSLKGVANDDFYELKTNSGVQFVQETMRRPLATKLTAKAVLAAAATDTAGCHRDSVQSLASVKLNQRLLISSSRDGAIKVWK
- the LOC108821084 gene encoding 40S ribosomal protein S30, with protein sequence MGKVHGSLARAGKVRGQTPKVAKQDKKKKPRGRAHKRLQHNRRFVTAVVGFGKKRGPNSSEK
- the LOC108843689 gene encoding uncharacterized protein LOC108843689, translating into MLRFQCSIHLLQPSPKANFNSHSSLCFHNLTPYRVNGTNWVPKIERVRADWSRSSVKVRVNGVGRELEEEEEEEFEEEDEFTTRERERSYGGKKKEEDINYDKDPEFADILGDCLDNPEKAQKKMEERLRKKRNKILHTKTGSATSMQVTFNKFEYSNSYMWLEFHNAPLDKDIALITDTIRSWHILGRLGGYNSMNMQLSQAPVDKRPNYDAILGANIEPTTFYNIGDLEVQDNVARIWLDIGTSEPLILDVLINALTQISSDYVGIKKLVFGGSEFENWKENLTSEESGFRVHKI
- the LOC108843690 gene encoding 60S ribosomal protein L28-2, translating into MTTVPGQLVWEIVKRNNCFLVKQFGRGNAKVQFSKESNNLCNLNSYKHSGLANKKTVTIQPADKEQGVVLGTTKTKKQNKPKLSVNKSVLKKEFPRMAKAVANQVVDNYYRPDLKKAALARLSVISKGLRVAKSGPKRRNRQA
- the LOC108839546 gene encoding F-box/LRR-repeat protein At4g29420-like — encoded protein: MDSVKSIEDSERLKFGLGTLLEAFPGIVSLTLSHVTWSNIKTHFQSEGMKGTYTTLKQITARVQTSDYTDVSFIRSILNNCKGLTDMRLMMHQDTDPRARDLLISACTTSNPRVRWSWGTWAEGGEDIWVSNGT